The Caldibacillus debilis DSM 16016 genome includes a window with the following:
- a CDS encoding NAD-dependent protein deacylase, with amino-acid sequence MEGKQVDLLLDWLRGSNYTVVFTGAGMSTESGLPDFRSSKGLWKQQDPSRVASIESLNKNVEAFIDFYRQRVIGVHEYKPHKGHQILAKWEKEGRIQSIITQNVDGFHQMAGSNRVHELHGTLQRVHCQKCGREESNERYLTGDVRCECGGIFRPNVVLFGEPLPQEAFQNALADSERAELFIVLGSSLTVTPANQMPVIAKRNGAKLVIVNMDETPLDGMADLVIHGEKIGELLEKLDSRLP; translated from the coding sequence ATGGAAGGGAAACAGGTGGATCTTTTACTGGATTGGCTTCGCGGGTCCAACTATACCGTCGTGTTTACGGGGGCCGGCATGTCTACCGAAAGCGGGCTGCCGGATTTCCGTTCGAGCAAAGGGCTGTGGAAGCAACAAGACCCGAGCCGGGTGGCGTCGATCGAATCGTTGAACAAAAACGTGGAGGCCTTCATTGATTTTTACCGGCAGCGGGTGATCGGCGTCCATGAATATAAGCCCCATAAAGGGCATCAAATTTTGGCCAAGTGGGAAAAGGAAGGGCGTATTCAAAGCATCATTACCCAGAATGTGGACGGATTCCACCAAATGGCCGGCAGCAACCGGGTCCATGAATTGCATGGCACCTTGCAACGGGTCCACTGCCAAAAATGCGGCAGGGAAGAAAGCAATGAACGGTACTTGACGGGGGATGTGCGCTGTGAATGCGGCGGGATCTTCCGGCCGAACGTCGTATTGTTCGGGGAGCCGCTGCCGCAAGAGGCGTTCCAAAACGCCTTGGCAGACTCGGAAAGGGCGGAACTGTTCATTGTTTTGGGTTCCTCGTTAACGGTCACTCCCGCCAATCAAATGCCGGTCATCGCCAAAAGAAACGGGGCGAAATTGGTCATCGTCAACATGGATGAGACGCCCCTCGACGGCATGGCGGACCTGGTCATTCACGGCGAAAAAATCGGGGAATTATTGGAAAAGCTCGACAGCCGGCTTCCATGA